The following are encoded in a window of Novosphingobium sp. ZN18A2 genomic DNA:
- a CDS encoding flagellar motor protein MotB codes for MAARKKEQDRTEPPAPIIVRKVTVVEGGHHGGAWKVAYADFVTAMMAFFLLLWLLGATNEKQRKGLADYFTPTLVKLKQESAGSNGLLGGSSITDVDNYPNRAGQTGTKSLTFPRDATGGPKEGGSAMKRRQSLEAKLSEKLKASATLRRLTRQVRLVDTTQGLRIDLVDNADFSMFRLGTTLLTPDATELLMAIAQSVSDDSAGLTIRGHTDSVPWKQGAGANNWSLSAGRAEATRQALMRDGIPAARFRRIEGVADRELLVKDNPADPRNRRISITLLD; via the coding sequence ATGGCCGCGAGGAAGAAAGAGCAGGACCGCACGGAACCGCCCGCACCGATCATCGTCAGGAAAGTGACGGTGGTGGAAGGCGGGCATCACGGCGGCGCGTGGAAGGTTGCCTATGCCGACTTCGTGACCGCGATGATGGCGTTCTTCCTGCTGCTGTGGCTGCTGGGCGCGACAAACGAGAAACAGCGCAAGGGGCTGGCCGATTACTTCACGCCCACGCTGGTGAAGCTGAAACAGGAAAGCGCGGGATCGAACGGGCTGCTGGGCGGATCATCCATCACCGATGTGGATAATTATCCTAATCGAGCGGGCCAGACCGGCACAAAATCGCTCACCTTCCCGCGCGACGCGACCGGCGGGCCGAAAGAAGGCGGATCGGCGATGAAGCGGCGGCAAAGCCTTGAGGCGAAGCTGAGCGAAAAGCTGAAGGCCAGTGCCACGCTGCGGCGGCTTACGCGCCAGGTCCGCCTGGTCGATACCACCCAGGGCTTGCGGATCGACCTTGTCGATAACGCCGATTTTTCCATGTTCCGCCTTGGCACCACGCTGCTGACCCCGGACGCGACCGAACTGCTGATGGCGATTGCCCAGTCCGTTTCGGACGACAGCGCCGGGCTGACGATCCGCGGCCACACCGATTCCGTGCCGTGGAAGCAGGGCGCGGGGGCAAACAACTGGTCGCTTTCCGCGGGCCGCGCCGAAGCGACCCGGCAGGCGCTGATGCGCGACGGCATTCCCGCTGCCCGCTTCCGCCGCATAGAAGGCGTGGCCGATCGCGAATTGCTGGTAAAGGACAACCCCGCAGACCCGCGCAACCGCCGGATTTCGATCACGCTGCTGGACTAG
- the motA gene encoding flagellar motor stator protein MotA, whose protein sequence is MYAAIGIVILIVMVFGGFAFTGGALGPVMEAIPHEMLIIGGAAVGALVTGNSLHELKAIGGGFGKVFKGPKHSKQDHVDAIALTTKLMKILKADGPVALESHVTDPAGSPVFAEYPRLLANKPLTALVCDTLTLIVVSSGTLEVHAVEEVMDNAMKTTFHEMHEPQHALQNLADALPALGIVAAVLGVVKTMGSIDKPPSILGGMIGSALVGTFMGVLLAYGIVAPMAGRLKQVVEQDEMIFHAVKQVVIASLHGWPQPLVVESARSGLGHAFRPGLNELLDALRGK, encoded by the coding sequence ATGTACGCCGCGATCGGCATCGTCATCCTTATCGTCATGGTGTTCGGCGGCTTCGCCTTTACCGGCGGCGCGCTCGGCCCGGTGATGGAGGCCATTCCGCACGAGATGCTGATCATCGGCGGCGCGGCGGTGGGGGCGCTTGTCACCGGCAATTCGCTGCACGAACTGAAGGCCATCGGCGGCGGCTTCGGCAAGGTGTTCAAGGGGCCGAAGCATTCGAAGCAGGACCATGTCGACGCGATCGCGCTGACCACGAAGCTGATGAAGATCCTGAAGGCGGACGGGCCGGTGGCGCTGGAAAGCCATGTCACCGATCCTGCCGGTTCCCCCGTCTTCGCCGAATATCCCCGCCTTCTGGCCAACAAGCCGCTGACCGCGCTGGTCTGCGACACGCTGACGCTGATCGTGGTTTCATCGGGCACGCTTGAGGTTCACGCGGTGGAAGAGGTGATGGACAACGCGATGAAAACCACCTTCCACGAAATGCACGAACCCCAGCACGCGCTGCAGAACCTGGCCGACGCGCTGCCCGCGCTGGGCATCGTCGCCGCCGTGCTGGGCGTGGTGAAGACGATGGGATCGATCGACAAGCCGCCCAGCATCCTGGGCGGCATGATCGGTTCGGCGCTGGTCGGCACCTTCATGGGCGTGCTGCTGGCCTATGGCATCGTCGCCCCGATGGCCGGGCGGCTGAAGCAGGTGGTGGAACAGGACGAGATGATCTTTCATGCAGTCAAGCAGGTGGTGATCGCCAGCCTGCACGGCTGGCCGCAACCGCTGGTGGTGGAAAGCGCGCGGTCCGGGCTTGGTCATGCGTTCCGCCCCGGCCTCAACGAACTGCTCGACGCGCTTCGCGGCAAGTAA
- the flgL gene encoding flagellar hook-associated protein FlgL: MIGFNTATGAFYDRSVTDMAALRKNADDMQRQLSSGQRLARSSDDPVAASRLRALSRAEKLGTIDSAAADRAQTDLSLTDDALQGFADTITRVQELATQAANDTLGDAQRAAIGTQIDQLHDQLVQLANSRDSTGNALFGGQAAGDAYTIDGNGNAAYAGTATSGELTLGGGQAVTRGLTGPEALGPDATGLLATVKGLADALQGGAADPQAAARAVLSPLGRALDSVATAQTVVGARLNFIDMANQHRAAVDDLRAGERSEIGDTDITGTVARLQQTMLVLEASQASFTRLSGLSLFNAIG, from the coding sequence ATGATCGGCTTCAACACCGCGACCGGGGCGTTTTACGACCGGTCGGTGACAGACATGGCCGCGCTGCGCAAAAACGCGGATGACATGCAGCGCCAGCTTTCAAGCGGGCAAAGGCTGGCCCGCTCGTCAGACGATCCGGTAGCCGCATCGCGCCTGCGCGCGCTTTCGCGGGCGGAAAAGCTGGGCACGATAGACAGCGCCGCCGCCGACAGGGCGCAAACCGACCTGTCGCTGACCGATGACGCGCTGCAAGGCTTCGCCGACACGATCACGCGCGTGCAGGAACTGGCGACGCAGGCCGCCAACGATACGCTTGGCGATGCGCAGCGCGCCGCGATCGGAACGCAGATAGACCAGCTTCACGACCAGCTTGTCCAGCTTGCCAACAGCCGCGACAGCACGGGCAACGCGCTGTTCGGCGGACAGGCGGCGGGCGATGCCTATACGATCGACGGCAATGGCAACGCCGCTTACGCCGGCACCGCGACCAGTGGCGAACTGACGCTGGGCGGCGGGCAGGCGGTGACGCGCGGATTGACCGGGCCGGAAGCGCTCGGCCCGGATGCGACGGGCCTTCTGGCGACGGTAAAGGGGCTGGCCGATGCCTTGCAGGGCGGCGCGGCCGATCCGCAGGCGGCGGCCAGGGCAGTGCTTTCCCCGCTGGGCCGCGCACTGGACAGCGTGGCCACCGCGCAGACCGTGGTGGGCGCGCGCCTGAACTTCATCGACATGGCGAACCAGCACCGCGCCGCCGTGGACGACCTGCGCGCCGGCGAACGCAGCGAAATCGGCGATACGGACATCACCGGCACCGTGGCGCGGTTGCAGCAGACGATGCTGGTGCTCGAAGCCAGCCAGGCCAGCTTCACGAGGCTTTCCGGCCTTTCGCTGTTCAACGCGATCGGCTGA
- the flgK gene encoding flagellar hook-associated protein FlgK, translating to MASDLLSIAASGAKAARAALDVTSQNIANASTEGYVRRSASLEEVAGSGSIGRIGDISLSGVRVAGITRNADAFRQAEVRRTGSDLSRADAELSGLEDVQSALEQSNLYDSITGFEASLSQLAQDPTDGSLRAAAIEATRSMADTFNLASQGLDAAGSGLQFEAADGVANVNTLAAELARTNLRLSRAADAGSDRATLLDQRDQLLKQMSDIAGIATTFSPTDGTVQVQLGDAGGPVLVNGGNAATLSSTTAADGTLSFDVGGSAVALSSGSLAGQGLALARIAQVRTDLDGLAASVTTTVNAAQANGAALDGSAGQPLLSGTTAATIALATGDGGAIATAPAGSPAGSRDTGNLAAMRSALSAADPAGGMDAILFGVSSTVAARTTTRDALSAIAGTATAALSAQAGVDLDAEAANLVRFQQAFQANGRVMQVASTLFDTMLSIK from the coding sequence GTGGCATCGGACCTTCTTTCCATCGCCGCGTCGGGCGCGAAGGCGGCACGCGCCGCGCTTGACGTTACTTCGCAGAACATCGCCAACGCATCGACCGAAGGCTATGTCCGGCGGTCCGCCAGCCTTGAGGAAGTGGCCGGTTCGGGCAGCATCGGGCGAATCGGCGACATCTCGCTTTCGGGCGTGCGCGTGGCGGGCATCACCCGCAATGCCGATGCCTTCCGCCAGGCCGAAGTGCGCCGCACCGGCAGCGACCTTTCGCGCGCCGATGCAGAGCTTTCCGGCCTTGAAGACGTGCAGTCCGCGCTGGAGCAATCGAACCTTTACGACAGCATCACCGGATTCGAAGCCTCGCTTTCGCAGCTGGCGCAAGACCCGACGGACGGGTCGCTGCGCGCCGCCGCCATCGAGGCGACGCGCAGCATGGCCGACACCTTCAACCTCGCCTCGCAGGGACTGGACGCGGCGGGCAGCGGCTTGCAGTTCGAAGCGGCGGACGGGGTGGCCAACGTCAACACGCTGGCCGCCGAACTGGCGCGCACGAACCTGCGCCTTTCGCGCGCGGCCGATGCCGGCAGCGACCGGGCCACGCTGCTCGACCAGCGGGACCAGCTGCTCAAGCAGATGAGCGACATTGCCGGGATCGCCACCACCTTTTCCCCCACCGACGGCACGGTGCAGGTCCAGCTGGGCGATGCCGGCGGGCCGGTTCTGGTGAACGGCGGCAACGCGGCCACGCTGTCCTCCACCACGGCGGCGGACGGCACGCTTTCGTTCGACGTGGGTGGATCGGCGGTCGCGCTGTCTTCGGGGTCGCTGGCCGGGCAAGGGCTGGCGCTGGCAAGGATCGCGCAGGTTCGCACCGATCTCGACGGGCTGGCCGCATCGGTCACGACCACGGTCAACGCCGCTCAGGCGAACGGCGCGGCGCTTGACGGCAGCGCCGGGCAGCCGCTTCTTTCCGGCACCACCGCCGCAACAATCGCGCTTGCCACCGGCGATGGCGGCGCGATTGCCACCGCGCCCGCGGGATCGCCCGCCGGAAGCCGTGACACAGGCAACCTTGCCGCGATGCGCAGCGCGCTTTCCGCCGCCGATCCGGCGGGCGGGATGGATGCGATCCTGTTCGGCGTATCCTCCACCGTCGCGGCGCGCACCACCACGCGCGATGCGCTTTCGGCCATAGCGGGCACCGCCACGGCCGCGCTCTCCGCGCAGGCGGGCGTCGATCTCGATGCCGAGGCGGCGAACCTGGTGCGTTTCCAGCAGGCTTTCCAGGCCAACGGCCGCGTGATGCAGGTGGCATCCACGCTGTTCGACACGATGCTGTCCATCAAGTGA
- a CDS encoding rod-binding protein yields MTGFAPLSASGPAIDPALGDRAKLKQAATAFEAIFVRQMLAAANKAGFGDDLFGSQAQDTFRQMQDERFADIAAQRGALGLAAQIEAQLGAHIGAPPDKGA; encoded by the coding sequence ATGACCGGCTTCGCACCGCTTTCCGCCAGCGGCCCGGCCATCGATCCGGCGCTGGGCGACCGCGCGAAGCTGAAGCAGGCGGCAACCGCCTTCGAAGCGATCTTCGTGCGCCAGATGCTGGCCGCCGCGAACAAGGCCGGTTTCGGAGACGACCTGTTCGGCAGCCAGGCGCAGGACACCTTTCGCCAGATGCAGGACGAACGCTTTGCAGACATCGCCGCGCAGCGCGGCGCGCTGGGCCTTGCCGCGCAGATAGAGGCCCAGCTTGGCGCACATATCGGCGCGCCGCCGGACAAGGGAGCCTGA
- a CDS encoding flagellar basal body P-ring protein FlgI: protein MGLVLFAIAALVCAPAARAERVRDLGTYQGVRTNQLTGYGIVVGLSGTGDDNLEYLTQAMRGVSGRLGVQLPPGVSPGLKNAAAVMITADLPAFAKPGQHIDVTVSAIGKAKSLRGGALVLAPLYGADGRIYAMAQGNLAVGGLGVSAKDGSQMTVNVPTVGRIDGGASVERAVATGFDTAPSLKWNLYTADFLTAARVRDAINRAFPGTATVVDGVTLSLVLPPAADARATRMAAIEMIDVSPAESAAKVIVNSRTGTVVINSAVRLSPAAISHGKLVVKIDENPQVSQPAPFSRGQTTVVPDSQLSVEERGDHVALFRPGASLASLVDALNKLGVSPSDLVAILEALKEAGALRAEMVVI from the coding sequence ATGGGCCTTGTCCTGTTCGCGATTGCCGCGCTGGTCTGCGCGCCCGCCGCCCGTGCCGAACGCGTGCGCGACCTTGGCACCTATCAGGGCGTGCGCACCAACCAGTTGACCGGATACGGCATCGTCGTGGGTCTTTCGGGCACGGGCGACGACAACCTGGAATACCTGACGCAGGCCATGCGCGGGGTTTCCGGGCGGCTGGGTGTGCAATTGCCGCCGGGCGTGTCGCCGGGGCTGAAGAACGCGGCGGCGGTGATGATTACCGCGGACCTGCCCGCCTTCGCCAAGCCCGGCCAGCATATAGACGTGACCGTTTCCGCCATCGGCAAGGCCAAGTCGCTGCGCGGCGGGGCGCTGGTGCTGGCGCCGCTTTATGGCGCGGACGGCCGGATCTATGCGATGGCGCAGGGCAATCTTGCGGTCGGCGGGCTGGGCGTTTCGGCCAAGGACGGATCACAGATGACGGTCAACGTCCCCACCGTGGGCCGGATCGACGGCGGCGCCAGCGTGGAACGCGCGGTCGCCACCGGGTTCGACACCGCGCCGTCGCTCAAATGGAACCTCTATACCGCCGATTTCCTTACCGCCGCGCGGGTGCGCGACGCGATCAACCGCGCCTTTCCCGGCACCGCGACGGTGGTGGACGGCGTTACTCTTTCGCTGGTGCTGCCGCCCGCCGCCGATGCCCGCGCGACGCGCATGGCCGCGATCGAGATGATCGACGTCTCTCCGGCCGAAAGTGCCGCGAAAGTCATCGTCAACAGCCGCACCGGCACCGTTGTCATCAACAGCGCTGTGCGGCTTTCGCCCGCCGCGATCAGCCACGGCAAGCTGGTGGTGAAAATTGACGAGAATCCGCAAGTCTCGCAGCCCGCGCCGTTCAGCCGGGGCCAGACCACTGTGGTGCCCGACAGCCAGCTTTCGGTAGAGGAACGGGGCGATCACGTCGCGCTGTTCAGGCCCGGCGCAAGCCTTGCCTCGCTGGTCGACGCGCTGAACAAGCTGGGCGTGTCCCCCTCGGACCTCGTGGCGATACTGGAAGCGCTGAAAGAGGCGGGCGCGCTGCGCGCCGAGATGGTGGTGATATGA
- a CDS encoding flagellar basal body L-ring protein FlgH produces MDIRPAARAMQKGCLWIGAVCALASAVPALAKKHPPEGFAPTLPAPAPPPAANGSIFRADAGYAALVEGTRARRVGDPLTIVLVEQTTTSKSAGSKTGKSGGFSIAPPTAGLLSFLNPDALKASGTSSFNGSGNATQTSTLAGALAVTIAAVRANGTALVKGEKRLLLSQGQEWVQFSGIVRLADIDADNRMRSTQVADAHIEYSGNGSIQRASRRGWLSRFFSIINPF; encoded by the coding sequence ATGGATATCCGACCTGCGGCGCGCGCAATGCAGAAGGGCTGCTTGTGGATCGGCGCGGTTTGCGCGCTGGCCAGCGCCGTGCCCGCGCTGGCGAAAAAGCATCCGCCCGAAGGCTTTGCCCCCACCCTGCCCGCGCCCGCGCCGCCGCCCGCCGCCAACGGATCGATCTTCCGCGCGGACGCAGGCTATGCCGCGCTGGTGGAAGGCACCCGCGCGCGCCGCGTGGGCGATCCGCTGACCATCGTGCTGGTCGAACAGACCACCACCAGCAAGTCCGCGGGCAGCAAGACCGGCAAGAGCGGCGGCTTTTCGATCGCCCCGCCAACCGCCGGGCTGCTTTCGTTCCTGAACCCCGACGCCCTTAAAGCTTCGGGCACATCGTCGTTCAACGGATCGGGCAACGCCACGCAGACCAGCACGCTTGCCGGCGCGCTGGCGGTGACGATTGCCGCAGTCCGCGCGAACGGAACCGCGCTCGTCAAAGGGGAAAAACGCTTGTTGCTCAGCCAGGGCCAGGAATGGGTGCAGTTTTCGGGGATCGTGCGGCTTGCCGATATCGATGCCGATAACCGCATGCGTTCCACCCAGGTGGCGGACGCGCACATCGAATATTCGGGCAACGGATCGATCCAGCGCGCCAGCCGGCGCGGATGGCTTTCGCGCTTCTTTTCCATAATCAACCCGTTCTGA
- the flgG gene encoding flagellar basal-body rod protein FlgG: MPTSALHVARTGLEAQDTRMRVIANNLANVGTTGFKKDRASFQTLAYQDARVAGQQSSGETAYAIGLNLGTGVAVQGTQRIDTQGSLQTTGNSLDLALDGDGYFQVTLPGGELAYTRAGNFTRSAEGRLVTAQGYPVEPAITIPENASAIAIAPDGTVSATVPGQSEPAQLGQITVARFANPGGLQAAGDNFLKETAASGAAQVGIAGQDGRGSIKQGFLEGSNVNVVEELVDMIECQRAYEINSKMISSVDEMLRNANQTL; encoded by the coding sequence ATGCCCACTTCCGCCCTTCACGTCGCCCGCACCGGGCTTGAAGCCCAGGACACGCGGATGCGCGTTATCGCCAACAACCTTGCCAACGTGGGGACGACCGGTTTCAAGAAAGACCGCGCATCGTTCCAGACGCTGGCCTATCAGGACGCGCGCGTGGCGGGCCAGCAATCGAGCGGCGAAACCGCCTATGCCATCGGCCTGAACCTGGGCACGGGCGTGGCGGTGCAAGGCACCCAGCGCATCGATACGCAGGGATCGTTGCAGACCACGGGCAATTCGCTTGACCTTGCGCTGGACGGAGACGGCTATTTCCAGGTCACGCTGCCCGGCGGAGAACTGGCCTATACCCGCGCGGGCAATTTCACGCGCTCTGCGGAAGGCCGGCTCGTCACCGCGCAGGGCTATCCCGTGGAACCCGCGATCACCATCCCGGAAAACGCCAGCGCGATCGCCATCGCGCCCGACGGCACGGTTTCGGCCACGGTGCCCGGCCAGTCGGAACCGGCGCAGCTGGGGCAGATCACCGTGGCGCGCTTTGCCAACCCCGGCGGATTGCAGGCGGCGGGCGACAACTTCCTGAAGGAAACCGCGGCCAGCGGCGCCGCGCAAGTCGGCATCGCCGGGCAGGACGGGCGCGGATCGATCAAGCAGGGCTTCCTTGAAGGATCGAACGTCAACGTGGTCGAGGAACTGGTCGACATGATCGAATGCCAGCGCGCCTACGAGATCAATTCCAAGATGATCAGCTCTGTCGACGAGATGCTGCGCAACGCCAACCAGACGCTGTGA
- the flgF gene encoding flagellar basal body rod protein FlgF, whose protein sequence is MDRLIYTAWSGMRSSMTQQRVIASNMANARTTGFRAETLATTPMTLKGPGLESRAMTESDVHGASLAQGSLVQTGNPLDIAMTGDTMMAVQAADGSEAYTRRGDLSVTASGLLVNGEGLPVIGDAGPITVPVGSTTSIGPDGQVLAADPDTPGAQPRPVARIRLASTTGSRIAKGLDGLFRVRGGGVLPADPTARIETGTLEQSNVKPTDVLVRMIAAQRLFEMRTKCIATARDVDEAGTDLMKLA, encoded by the coding sequence ATGGATCGCCTGATCTACACCGCCTGGTCGGGAATGCGCAGTTCGATGACGCAGCAGCGGGTGATCGCCAGCAACATGGCGAACGCGCGGACCACCGGCTTCCGCGCGGAGACGCTGGCGACCACGCCGATGACGCTGAAAGGCCCCGGCCTGGAAAGCCGCGCGATGACCGAAAGCGACGTGCATGGCGCTTCGCTGGCGCAAGGCTCGCTGGTGCAGACCGGCAACCCGCTGGACATCGCGATGACAGGCGACACGATGATGGCGGTCCAGGCCGCCGACGGATCGGAAGCCTATACCCGGCGCGGCGATCTTTCGGTCACCGCATCGGGGCTGCTGGTCAACGGCGAAGGGCTGCCGGTCATCGGCGACGCCGGGCCGATCACCGTGCCGGTGGGATCGACGACAAGCATCGGACCGGACGGGCAGGTGCTGGCCGCCGATCCGGACACACCCGGCGCGCAACCCCGGCCGGTCGCGCGCATAAGGCTGGCCAGCACCACCGGCAGTCGCATCGCCAAGGGGCTGGACGGCCTGTTCCGCGTCCGGGGCGGCGGCGTCCTTCCCGCCGACCCGACCGCGCGGATCGAGACCGGCACGCTTGAGCAATCGAACGTCAAGCCTACCGACGTGCTTGTCCGGATGATCGCGGCGCAGCGGCTTTTCGAAATGCGAACCAAGTGCATCGCCACCGCCCGCGACGTGGACGAGGCGGGCACCGACCTGATGAAACTTGCCTGA
- a CDS encoding flagellar hook basal-body protein: MSFYTSITGLKASQTSLDVISHNLANAETTGFKKSGTQFADVITGSSYDNPRMTTGIGVTVEAIRQNFTLGPIEQTGSALDMAITGNGFFTTRSEQTGNTLYTRNGSFNVDGGGFISDGSGNRLQVFPVDATGAVTSTATLADAHIPATNAAGAAFAGATVDTQGEVTATYADGTNTVIGVVSLADFVSPTGLKQVGSSNWEATGLSGTASYGQPGADQYGGLLSGALERSNVDTTEELVGLITAQRNFQANAKAIDTATQIGQTIINLRT; the protein is encoded by the coding sequence ATGTCCTTCTACACCTCGATCACCGGCCTCAAGGCATCGCAGACCTCGCTCGACGTCATATCGCACAACCTGGCGAATGCGGAGACCACCGGCTTCAAGAAAAGCGGCACCCAGTTCGCCGATGTCATCACCGGCAGTTCGTATGACAATCCCAGGATGACGACGGGCATCGGCGTGACCGTGGAAGCGATCCGGCAGAACTTTACGCTCGGCCCGATCGAGCAGACCGGCTCCGCGCTGGACATGGCGATTACCGGCAACGGGTTCTTCACCACCCGGTCTGAGCAGACCGGCAACACGCTTTACACCCGGAACGGATCTTTCAACGTCGATGGCGGCGGATTCATCAGCGACGGGTCGGGCAACCGCCTGCAGGTCTTTCCGGTCGATGCGACGGGCGCCGTCACGTCCACCGCCACGCTGGCCGACGCGCACATTCCCGCGACCAACGCGGCCGGTGCCGCCTTCGCGGGCGCGACGGTGGATACGCAGGGCGAAGTCACCGCGACATATGCCGATGGCACCAACACCGTGATCGGCGTCGTCTCGCTGGCGGACTTCGTTTCGCCCACGGGCCTGAAGCAGGTCGGCTCTTCCAACTGGGAGGCGACCGGCCTTTCGGGCACGGCGAGCTATGGCCAGCCCGGTGCCGACCAGTACGGCGGGCTTCTGTCGGGCGCGCTTGAGCGGTCGAACGTCGACACCACCGAGGAACTGGTGGGGCTGATCACCGCGCAGCGCAATTTCCAGGCCAACGCGAAGGCGATCGATACCGCCACGCAGATCGGCCAGACGATCATCAACCTGCGCACCTGA
- a CDS encoding flagellar hook capping FlgD N-terminal domain-containing protein produces the protein MTVSPTGSAAQTAATAPSASQQTSGFSTLGSADFLKLMTAQMKMQDPFNPVDNKEMLAQMAQFSSLSATTDNGATLDRIAAKLDVLIAQNQTPDQSTGQTAQSAA, from the coding sequence ATGACCGTAAGCCCCACCGGCAGCGCGGCGCAAACCGCCGCGACTGCGCCTTCCGCCAGCCAGCAGACCAGCGGATTTTCCACGCTGGGCAGCGCGGATTTCCTGAAGCTGATGACCGCCCAGATGAAGATGCAGGACCCGTTCAACCCCGTCGACAACAAGGAGATGCTGGCCCAGATGGCGCAGTTTTCCTCACTTTCGGCCACCACAGACAACGGCGCCACGCTGGACCGGATCGCGGCCAAGCTCGACGTGCTGATCGCGCAGAACCAGACCCCCGATCAATCCACCGGCCAAACGGCACAGAGCGCGGCCTGA
- the flgC gene encoding flagellar basal body rod protein FlgC produces the protein MTMAGMDLFGLAGRAMSAQLVRMNAASSNLANAGTVSGSEAQAYRPIRPVFAEDLDTASGLASVRVTGVYRTDNAPVRQHDPANPVADANGDVWAAPVDENAEMIEMMDASRQYRNMVEALSTAKQLMLETMRMK, from the coding sequence ATGACGATGGCGGGGATGGACCTTTTCGGCCTCGCGGGACGCGCCATGTCGGCCCAGCTGGTGCGCATGAATGCGGCGTCTTCCAACCTTGCCAACGCCGGCACGGTTTCGGGCAGCGAGGCACAGGCATACCGCCCGATCCGCCCGGTTTTCGCCGAAGACCTGGACACCGCCAGCGGGCTCGCCTCGGTCAGGGTGACGGGCGTTTACCGCACCGATAACGCGCCAGTTCGCCAGCACGATCCCGCCAATCCGGTCGCCGATGCGAACGGCGACGTGTGGGCCGCCCCGGTCGATGAAAACGCCGAGATGATCGAGATGATGGATGCCAGCCGCCAGTACCGCAACATGGTCGAGGCGCTGTCCACCGCCAAGCAACTGATGCTCGAAACGATGAGGATGAAGTGA
- the flgB gene encoding flagellar basal body rod protein FlgB has translation MSDSLFGIHGAALELRSQRMGLLASNIANAATPGYKARDMDFAAALKSASGGADVDRAAQAATLYRVPVMPGLDGNTVEMATEQTAFAENAVGYSATLSFIRGRVDTITRALKGE, from the coding sequence ATGAGCGACAGCCTTTTCGGCATTCACGGCGCCGCGCTCGAACTGCGCTCGCAGCGCATGGGACTGCTGGCATCGAACATCGCCAATGCCGCGACACCCGGATACAAGGCGCGCGACATGGACTTTGCCGCCGCGCTGAAATCCGCCTCCGGCGGCGCGGACGTGGACCGGGCGGCGCAGGCGGCCACGCTCTATCGCGTGCCGGTGATGCCCGGCCTTGACGGCAACACCGTGGAAATGGCGACCGAGCAGACCGCCTTCGCCGAAAACGCCGTCGGCTATTCCGCCACGCTTTCGTTCATCCGTGGGCGCGTGGATACGATCACCCGCGCGCTGAAGGGCGAATGA
- a CDS encoding MotA/TolQ/ExbB proton channel family protein, whose protein sequence is MTDALLFDPASAAIVVGGSALATVLRAGFTDLAATGRALACLRHRRFSATRARADLAAQVREIRQDGLLRADPAHSGDSELDEATDALLERRSIAALLDRHEAHKARRQACARAAVATLAQSAELAPVFGLAGTLVSLSRLPAGGLEQGAFAGAISMAVLTTLYGLLLANLVLAPLARIVDRHAQAEEAERQTVIDWLAYQVGPMCREGGKGDPQRRDDSRDIAA, encoded by the coding sequence ATGACCGACGCGCTATTGTTCGATCCCGCGTCCGCCGCGATCGTCGTCGGCGGATCGGCGTTGGCCACGGTCCTGCGCGCGGGTTTCACCGATCTGGCGGCTACGGGACGAGCGCTCGCCTGCCTGCGGCACCGCCGGTTCAGCGCCACGCGCGCAAGGGCGGACCTTGCCGCGCAAGTGCGGGAAATCCGGCAGGACGGATTGCTGCGCGCGGACCCCGCGCATTCGGGGGACAGCGAACTGGACGAAGCGACCGATGCGCTGCTTGAACGCCGCTCCATCGCGGCGCTGCTGGACCGGCACGAAGCGCACAAGGCGCGCCGCCAGGCCTGCGCGCGCGCTGCCGTGGCGACCCTTGCGCAATCGGCGGAACTGGCGCCGGTGTTCGGCCTTGCCGGGACGCTGGTTTCGCTCAGCCGCTTGCCCGCCGGAGGGCTGGAACAGGGGGCATTCGCGGGCGCGATCTCCATGGCGGTGCTGACGACGCTTTATGGCCTGCTGCTTGCCAACCTGGTGCTTGCGCCGCTTGCGCGGATCGTGGACCGGCATGCCCAGGCCGAAGAAGCCGAACGCCAGACGGTGATAGACTGGCTGGCCTACCAGGTCGGCCCGATGTGCCGCGAAGGCGGCAAGGGCGATCCGCAGCGGCGGGACGACAGCCGGGACATTGCGGCATGA